The Reichenbachiella carrageenanivorans region TGCCAAATCAGCTAAGTTTCCATCCGCAGCAGTCAGATCATCTGGGTATGTAGACGTATATGGCAGGTGGCCTAGCGCACGTCTTCTTACCTGATTGAGGGCGTCCCAAGCAGCGGCATCATTAGCACCTGCTCTCCCTGTAGCTTCAGCATAAATCAATAGCACTTCAGCATATCTCATAAAGTAGCGATTTACATTGGTGGTTGTATTTCTACTCCATGCAGGTATTTCAGACTCCAGTCCTGTCACCTTTACGATCATCGGTTGTTGTAATTCTTGGAAAGAAGTATAGTGCAAAGAAGAGCCATCCTTCAATGTAAGAGATTCTTTGAAAGTAGCGTCTTTGCGAGGACCTGCAGGCATATCATTCATAAACTTGATTTCTGCGAATGTTTCGTTCCACCCTTGTGCATTTATAGGGTATCCTACTCTTCCTACTGCTCTATTGCTAAACTGATCATCGCAAGGCTGACAGAATACCAGTGTAAAAACGCCTTCTGTATTGAATCTATTTGCATCCTCCTGTGACCAGAGAGAAAGCATATCATCTACCATCATAAAGTCATGTGCACTCGCATTGTCAATCACAGACTTAGCCGTACTAGCCGCTAAGGCATATTTCGAATTGTCCTTTAAGGGATAACCACCCCAGTACAGATACAACCTAGACAAAAATGCATTTGCTGTGCCTTTGTTTGCTCTGGCTCCTACTCCTACAGATTCGGGATGCAAGTCTGGTAATAAAGCAGCTGCTTGTTTGAAGTCAGATTCAATATGCATATAAACATCTTCAATTTCTGACAATCCTAAATTCAAGTCAGGAAGTGCACTTAAGCTCAGAGGTACCTTGCCAAAGGTTCTAGTCAAGAACATATAAAGCATCCCACGCATAAAATACGCTTCTCCTATTCGGACATTAATCTCATCTAGATCTCCCCCTACGATGGCATCTTTTTGTTCGATGATATTGTTTAGTGCCCTGATAGGCTCATAATATCCATTCCAACTATCATTTAATCGTTCGGTAGTAGGAATTACGTTTCGCTGATCAAAAGCTCTGAACCCAGCTTTATTTCTACCGGGGTGAGTAGTGATGTCATCACCTCCATACCCTGCAATGTAAAAAGTACTTGCATTAGCATAATTCTGAATAGATCTATATACCCCTACAATGGCTGCATCTAGTGCCTCTGGTGAGGTCATTACCTCTGGCGACAATAATGCTTCTGTTGGGTCTTCATCTAGGTCTACACAACCATACGATACAGCCAACAATGCGACTAATGCCAAATATTTTACTCCTATTTTTTTATATATACTTATCATGATGATTCTTTTTTTAAAGGCCAATGTTGATTCCTAAAGTATAAACACGAGGGTTTGGTATGGCTCCAGCATCCAAGCCAGTTACCGTATCTCGACCATCGGCGATGGCTTCTGGATCGTAGCCAGAGTAATTGCTAAATGTAAAAGCATTTCTAACACTCGCATATACTCTCAAAGAAGTCAACCAATCCATTTTAGGAAGGTTATAACCTAGGGTGATGTTACTCACTTTTACAAAATCCCCTTTTTCTACAAATCTTGTAGACTGGATCAAATCTCCTGAAGCAGGAACATTGGTGGGATTCGCTTCTGTCCATTGGTTGATAAAGTCTTTTCCTGTAGGGTTGTTGATACCACCAGTGGTGAAACTCGTATAGGCTCTTGTTACATTCAGGATATCATATCCATGAGCTCCCGTGACTAAAACATTCAAATCAAATCCTTTAAAAGTCACTGTACTGTTGAAGCCCCAGTTGAACTTTGGGGTACCATATCCAATGATTCCTAACTCTGGTACTCCTGCAGTATCCAGTTTATACTTAGCAGTTCCTGGCTGGATATTATCAGCCAAATTGTCTAGTGAATCTTGAACAGAGTACACACCTAAATAGGTCTGCCCATAGATAGCACCTAAAGGCTCTCCTACTTTGTAGATATGTGTACCTAGACCATTGCCTGCCAATGTATTTGGCCCTGCGACTTGCTGCTCTAGTCCTCCAAGGCTAATTACCTCATTGTGGTTGAGTGCTCCTGTCAAAGTAGCATCCCAGCTTAATCCATTCGTATCTATGATGGTAGATGATAATGCCATTTCAAAACCAGAGTTTTGTACCTCTCCTAGATTCACTTCAAGTTTGGCAGCAGTGTTGGCGCCGACAGCATACCCAGGCAATGGCCTACTTAAGAACAGGTTGTCTGTGTTTTTCTTATAATAATCTAGAGACAGTGTTAATCTTCCTTTGACCAATCTAAAATCCAAACCTGCGTTCAGCTGTTTGGTAGTTTCCCAAACTAAGTCTGGGTTTCCAATACGCCCAGGAGCCAATCCTATTGATATGTCAGTACCATTAACAGGGTAGTTCACATTGTCTGGGTCATCGTCTAACCTAGAATAGGTCACATAGTTGGCTACATTTTGGTTACCCGTGACGCCATAGCCTACTCTTACTTTG contains the following coding sequences:
- a CDS encoding RagB/SusD family nutrient uptake outer membrane protein; its protein translation is MISIYKKIGVKYLALVALLAVSYGCVDLDEDPTEALLSPEVMTSPEALDAAIVGVYRSIQNYANASTFYIAGYGGDDITTHPGRNKAGFRAFDQRNVIPTTERLNDSWNGYYEPIRALNNIIEQKDAIVGGDLDEINVRIGEAYFMRGMLYMFLTRTFGKVPLSLSALPDLNLGLSEIEDVYMHIESDFKQAAALLPDLHPESVGVGARANKGTANAFLSRLYLYWGGYPLKDNSKYALAASTAKSVIDNASAHDFMMVDDMLSLWSQEDANRFNTEGVFTLVFCQPCDDQFSNRAVGRVGYPINAQGWNETFAEIKFMNDMPAGPRKDATFKESLTLKDGSSLHYTSFQELQQPMIVKVTGLESEIPAWSRNTTTNVNRYFMRYAEVLLIYAEATGRAGANDAAAWDALNQVRRRALGHLPYTSTYPDDLTAADGNLADLAFTERKWELAGEFERWYDLVRMEQVQTALSDRSPLESNAIVGSLGLDNYFAPIPQEEIDKAPHLADSK